The Ananas comosus cultivar F153 unplaced genomic scaffold, ASM154086v1, whole genome shotgun sequence genome contains the following window.
GCTTAATTTAACAATAGATGGGTGAAATAGAACTATGTTGGATTTCTTCTTGCTTGTTTTGTGCATTTGAAAGATGTATCAGATGATGTGGATTTACTTACTAGAAATCTTTCTGATTTTGTTGTTTGAAATTTGtccatatttttataatttctgaTGGAACGGATTTTCTGCTTATTCTTTGTACATGATTACTACACTGCTTACCCTCCTTTTGCAATGACTATTCCCCCTAGTTCAAGAAACTAGGTGAATCTTTATCACCAATTCTGCATTCATGAATTTATACAACATCGTATAAATGAGatcgacaaatttttttttaaaaaaagaggatCAACCAGTGTGAAACTTGATCACATTCACAAATCAATTGATTAATCAACTCCTTTACCAAAATTGCAAACCCTCCTTGGACTTTCTCAGGTTGCTTGCGAGGAGCTGAGGAGCAGCAGGCTTTTCCTAAAGCTTCTAGAAGCCGTCTTGAAAACTGGGAACCGTATGAATGTCGGAACAAACCGCGGCGACGCCCATGCCTTCAAGCTCGATCTCTCCTCAAATTAGTTGACGTCAAAGGCACAGATGGCAAGACAACCCTTCTTCACTTTGTCGTCCAAGAGATCATTCGATCCGAGGGCTCCCGCCTTGCTTCCGCCTCTTCGTCAACAACCAAAACTCAACCAAACACACTTTAAGACGACATCGAGTGCAAGAAACTCGGCCTTAAAGTGGTTGCCGGCCTTGGAAATGAGCTCTCTGACGTCAAGAAGGCTGTCGCAATGGACTCGGATGTGCTCAGCAGCTACGTGTCAAAACTGGCCCTAGGAATCGGGAAAATAAGTGAAGTCCTTCGGCTAAACGAGCAACTGGGTTCAAAAGAGAACAGCAGGATTAAATTCCACGAGTCGATGAACGGGTTCTTAAAAAAGGCCGAGGACGCGATCATAAAGGTTCAGGCTCATGAGAGTGTGGCACTTTCTCTGGTGAAGGAGATAATCGAATATTTCCACGGAAACTCCGCCAGAGAGGAAGCTCACCTTTTTAGAATTTTCATGGTGGTGAGGGATTTTCTCGCTATTCTCGGTCAGGTGTGCAAGGAGGTTGGCAGGATCAACGACCGAACAGTGGTCACATCAAATAGGCAACTTCCCGTGCCGGTGAACCCTAATTTACTTCCGTTGTTCCCTCGCTTTACCGCATTGAGACCCGGGAGCTCGGACGACGAGAGTTCGTCATCGTCGTCATGATCAGGCAAATCTTTTTCGCTTTATAATTTATCTCAGGAGAACAGGAGTCGGATgaattattcatattttttgtaCTTGTATAATAGGAAATCTAAAAGATTTTTGGAACTAGCAaatcctttatatatatatatatgtatatatgaatgaaaTCTACATCATAAGAAAATAACTCGCGCAGGAAATCAGTATATCGATTCGTCTTTTGTATATTCAATAAAAAGTTATGTTCATTTAAGCTGTGCGTGTGTAGGAGCTCATCGGCGGCGGTGCAGGTGGGTTCGATATTGTTGATGTATGAGATAAATGGATGCAAGTAATTTGATTTGTAGATAGTAACATTCTTCAATGAACAAGAAACCACTCATTTAACTCAGCATAAGAATGAATGTGTTAGCTGCAGTTGAATACAAAAAATAGGAAATGAAAACAAAGGATAGCATAGCAGTAATGAGACTCTTTCCCAGAAAAGAAAACAGTGATGAAACCAAGATTGGTTTCTACGAGCATTTACTTTATCCATAGTAATACAAGGCCGATGTGTAGATCGGCGTCATCGTCGTCGCGGCCGAGAATGTTTTCATACTGTTTTCCTCCTGGAACgaagatgtcacgccccgggaccggcggaggccctcccggtagcgtgcccagacccgccatatgtctgcacatataaggcgtctacaataaaagcggaagtaaaagcaagtaataggacaaatagaagaagtaaaataacaagcaactaatgatatcagagcgagtaaagttctaacatctatactaatagtaatagaacataactaatacataaaagtaaacataagttatacagtatcagcctctaatacaaaaatggtggtctctagtacactggtaaaactctcaacctctccaaaataaagtacaacgagaggtagaccacctagcaagtcgtcctcgaaggaagctagctcgaagcaactctcttcccgcggtccctggcctcaccctgagtggaaggctctgaaaaacatcgagaaaaagagggcgtgagaactataatttatagttcccagtgggcaattactgacctcagctcctacACCACTAGgcaccaaaagaaaagggtaagtaacgacatatagtaatatgcaataaatagcgaacatgaaaactgctgaaagaaagtatgaatgaaatgctatactactatgtctccaataagcatgatgtcatggtgatgtacatctacgctatcataaggtaGTATATCCGATTcatactaatatgtctcaacataataaacaagtaaacctcacaatgcaatatgtcaatgcataagggtaaactctatccaaacaaccgagtatactacaatgcaagaatgaaaccggcaagtatactaaatgtaccaatgctatatcataagcgtgtccaagtaatccaactattaatcctatctagtagtgattgttcatattcaacaccatgtcgatttccatttccaatttaaggacctaccgaaggtagtccagcttgtgccgcctaagtgcctgtggtagcccaacatccctactcttgaaatgtgtctgtcccactcgaccccgtaggcttctcaataccgcacgagcgaatataggtcgcgtaggctaactccggagtgccggcttgtagggagcgaccgcTCAGCAAGCATCGTGCGGAGAAGCAACAAAtgggcaagcaagcatagtcacaTCTCAAGTATCACCAATGCCTCAGTGTCTACAGTGATGCTCCCAACACTCCTGCTaggcctctttatgacacttaagcatcacaacagaTCAAACCAAATCTTGTCTATGTTTCCATTAAAAACATCAATACCAATGATTACCATGACGCCGGGCCCAATTGCCGCTTCGTGACATCTgtcccaattctcaaatagcCAAGTTCTCAACACCTCTCCTAGGTTCTAACATTCCTAAATGTCACCAATTGCATATAGGTAAAATGCATGAAGCAGGTTCATTTACATAATAAGGATCATGGTTCGCCAGATCTATAAACAGAATGGCTAAGTCTCAACTGctatgcactctaccacatagaggtctaaatttcactatacataaataTAGCATTAAGCAATtctaaattcatattaaatacattttaacaagcgaaatgcatgaattttctATTTAGCGAAACTATTTGCCAATTATGCAGCATTTCTTCATATATAGGCTAGCGTCAAACCCCACTCGACGCGTCgccgtgctccttcgattcgccgaacggagttgtccacgagccgtCAAAGtacctaaaagtaatcagcgaaatAAAAGATTATCGAGGGCAAAATTACGACGCCaaaccataagatcaaacattaatctAAGAAGCAAAAAGCGCCAataactcacctcaagagaagaatcTCTTCAAAGCTCCAagaagagagctagaacccttccaatcaaGCCAAAGGAAGAGTTCTAAACCAAATTAATCTAGCCCTAAAAGCCCAGATCAAAAGCCCAAAATCAACGCCTAAATATCATTTCTAGGTTCACATCTACAAGAACTGATCAAAAACAAGATCTAGAGGGGGAATAAGCCAAAACACCTGCGCTTAGAAGCCTGCCAATCCTGCGCTCAAGGTGAGATCTCCTCCTATGCCAAGCCTGCCAAGCCCAACacccaagcaccaaggaagagaGAGGGTGatgaagatgctccaagtcctcaaaaGCTCTcagatctcttcttcttccttccttcttactccttctcccttcttctttttcctctcacAGGTGTGGGAGAGATTGAGAGAAGAAGAATGAAGGAGATGAGCGGTTGGATGTGCGTCATATAGACCTCTATTGTACAAAATCCAGAGTATGCACCCTCAAAACTCAATTACTTACATCAGCCAGTCTGCAGTTTTCGCccagggagaccggtcttcCCGCAGCGGACCATGCCCTCCGCCTGCGACAtaccgaaaaaccagcgttcgtaaacccggtctctccctgcgtgggaccgggtctctctctgcgaaggcgcgctcgggaccggttgcctcagggctgccgcaacactgctcactgggggaccggtctctccttccagggaccggtccccgagagtaaaaactctcaggacttgtccaaaattctaattttcgaactttttagatCGGAagacattctacaaccctccaccaagtgtggaaaagctcgaaatacatccaaacactcgaacctcgcaatttgcaaaggtccggtGTGTTACAGAAGAATTACTTGTGGAAGCAAGGGGTGAAGTGTTAATGTTGTAGTCCAAAGGGAAGAACACATTGTTCCCATCGAAGTTCACTTCTGCCGAGGGCTCTTCTGCGGGGAAATAACCAATCAAAGGAATCTCTGTATGGTTCAAACATGTCTTCGTCGTCGTTGTGAACTTATCATCTTCGTTTGCCAAAAGAGTAGTAGGGTAAGTGAGCCACGAAACAGTTTCAGCGTGACCGCTTTCGACGCTTTCGTTTGAGCACTTCTCGCCGTAGTACGACGTAACGTTGTTATCTTCGTCCGCCAAAGCAGTAGTAGGGTAAGTGAAGCATGGAACAGTTTCGGCACCACTGCTTTCGAGGCTTTTGCCGAAGCGCTTCCCACCGTAGAGGTGCACATGCGCGAAGTTAAGATCTTCGTCCGCCAAAGGAGTAGGGGGAGTGAAGCATGGACCGCTTTCGATGTTTTCATCGAAGCATTTCTCGCTGTAGAGGTACGTAATCCTCCGTCGGGCTCTTTCCAATGTTTCGTCCAGCAGCTGCAGTAGCTCTCGCAGTTCGACCTCCGTCATGTCATCGAGCCGACGGCCGTTCCACCGGGCAAGAAGATCATCTGCGGCCGTAACCTTATTGAGCCTTTTCTGCTGTTTCTGGATCTCGGAAAGAAGGTAGGATGACATATTGAGGTTGTGCTTGGCCTTCGTCTCGGCGGTGAGGCTCTCATACTTCTCGGCGAGCTCGCACAGCGCGTGGTCGTCGGGGGGCCATGTGACGACGTCTCCCAACGGCACGTAGCAAACCAAGAAGGCATTGACGCCGCACAATGTCGACAGTTCGaagatcttcttcttcaaccCTTCCTTGCGCTTCCGGTAGCACTCTCGCCACTTTTCGTCGCACTCAATTCGCTTGAGCTGAACTCTCTGCCGTGTCATTTGGCCTATATAACCTTCAACAAAACTCTGATGGTGTTTCTCTTATAAAAGaatgtttggttgcatgtaaaactgtgaaaattagtttttagtgaaaaaattggtgaaatttttttatttttttatttttttattttttagtgttTGGTATGCGAAAAATAAGTATGAATTATTTGTTGAAAATTTGGTACTCATTCTGATACAAAATTTTGAGAATCTACAATCCGTTCTGATATGGacacaattaaatttttgtcaTAAACCCATCTCCTTAGTAAAAGTTaatacaaccaaaaaaaaaaagaaaaatcaaaacaaaaaatacatataaaataagatttactaaataaaaaaaaaataatacctgACTCTTTTTTACAAGAGAGTAGCTTCAATATGAGCCCTCTTTTTTCTTAGCAACCCGCCCTTACTTAACGTTTTCCTTAATTATGTACACATGCAGTTTAACACGTAGACCTAGGCTAagctatatctatatattatataataatatatatatattcatactatatatatatataatatatgataatgGTAGTAAAATCACCTTAGAAATATCTTATTCTAAATTACAtatctttatttaaattaatttattctaataaatttaaatatatatctaattaatttagatTACTACAAATTCAAATCAACatctaatattattagatataatcaattagtatattttatatcttaataAATGGATACTAGGTAATATTGATTTGTTAGATGAGTAACATTCTCCAACACTACAACAATTAACTTTTTAGCCGATATTTAATAGTGACGTTATTGGACAGTCGGTTAATACTTTTTATTACTTATGTTTTAGCCCGCAATTATTTAAAATAGCCGTTATGTTTATAGTTAAACCAAATATAATCCAAACGCTAAGTAGCTAACTGGATCAACACAATTGAGCGCACATCCACCTAAACCTATTCGCCTGCACCGCATTCCGCCCTCCTCCCACGCAGAGCTCGACTCAATCGAGGACCTTCACCTCTCTCACCTTCCTTCTCATCCCTCTaattctcttctcctctccttacCTCCTCTGATCCCCCTTCTAAAATCGCGGTCAAACTCCGCGCTGAACGACGCcgatctctctccctttctccttctcttcggCGCCCTCCGTATCCCTCCTTTCCCCCGCGTCGCGCTTCTTGAAGGCCGTCGCGTGCAGTGGTCGTCGTCCCAGCGACGTCTCGTCGTTGGTGCAGGAGGCGGCGGGCGGAGGAGGACTTGCGCGCGCACCACCCCAGCACACTACCCTCCGCCGGACATCTGCGCCCGCGCGTGCGTCCATTCCTCTCCGCCCCGGTCCAGGCGCGTACCCGTGTCTTCCCACGCGCGCCCGTCCACATCATCCCCCTGCGACTCGCGACCAAACGCCGAGCTTGCCGGCGGGTCCCGGACGGCGCTGCCAGCGGAATGACCCTTGGCGACTCGTCTCAGGATCCGCTCCGTCTGATACAGGCGTCGCTAACCCGGCtcagggagagaggagaggggcaGTCTTCCAAGTGTGCCAATGGCCCAGAGCGAGGCCGTCCCGCCACGTTTTGCGCTGCGTCGACGTGCGGATGAACGAGGTCGCGTATTGCCTGTTAGGGCCGACATTGGACGGCCGCTGACCGAACACGCCCAGGGATGTGCACGATACTCAGCTCCGGTTTCCTCTTCGTCTTCTCGCCTTATGGCGAGCGCTGTTTCTACCCCGCTCCAGTAATGCTGGCGACCATCCCCGTGCTAACAACCATGTCTAGCCCGTTCTTCTCGCCCTCTCTGCTAGCGTTTCTCAAATGGACTATCGTGTTGTTGTTGATGTGTGTAGGTGCCGGCGTTGTCCTGTGTAGGCTTTGATGGATCTTGGCAGGCGGCCCGGAATTCCGCAGTTTCTCTGATGGAATTCTGTACTTCTCGCTTTACTCTGGTTCATCGGTTGGCCTCTTGCTGTGTCTAGGTTTTGGGCGGGTCGAGATGAAGCGCTTGATTGGCAGCACAGTGGCGCTATCTGTTGTAATTGGTCCAATTTTGAAACCATCTTGGTGAGTATTTTTTGATTAACCTATCTAATTTCTTTCTGCACTATACGTCTTGTGACTCCATCACTGGTACCTTAATGCCGCCTCGCTGCGTCATACTATGACTTGCTCATCACTTTTGCATACTTGAGACTTCTATACAGTTCTTTACCATTGCCTTCAGTCATGCCATCCAAAATCGATGAATTCATAATGAAAATttatgtaaagaaaaaaaaaaagcttagttCGGTAATCATGCTAAGTTTTAGGGGCATATGTACTTCGatcaattttgattttactactttgtatttttttctctttttttttcatgtttacATATGTGCTCTTGATCTTGAACTGATTGGAAATGAAGTAATGAAGTTTCAAGGTATATTATGCACTATAGTAGTTCAATGGTTCCTGGCTTTTCGGCCAGCATTTGGAATACATCACTTTGAGGGCTCGGACAAATGATATTTTGAGCTGTATAAACACGCAAATTGTAATAGTGTTTAGTTGAGCTTACTCGATGTAATTTTTGAGTCTCTTGACTCTTTGGTGCAATCGGAATCATGATTTTGCGAATTGATGTTTCAAGCTTATTGATCGAAGCACAGACTGTTTATGTATTTGCCTGGTACTATGAACTATTTAAGGTTTATTGATTCTTTGGAGTATCTGGAAATCATAGTTTGCAAATATAGTTACAAGATGTATAAAACACATCAATGCTCGGTCTAAAAACAAAATGATTTTGACATACTAAACATACGCAACCACTTAATTGTTTTtattccaataaaaaaaatttt
Protein-coding sequences here:
- the LOC109704501 gene encoding LOW QUALITY PROTEIN: formin-like protein 1 (The sequence of the model RefSeq protein was modified relative to this genomic sequence to represent the inferred CDS: inserted 1 base in 1 codon; substituted 1 base at 1 genomic stop codon), yielding MLTGNNQVACEELRSSRLFLKLLEAVLKTGNRMNVGTNRGDAHAFKLDXLLKLVDVKGTDGKTTLLHFVVQEIIRSEGSRLASASSSTTKTQPNTLXDDIECKKLGLKVVAGLGNELSDVKKAVAMDSDVLSSYVSKLALGIGKISEVLRLNEQLGSKENSRIKFHESMNGFLKKAEDAIIKVQAHESVALSLVKEIIEYFHGNSAREEAHLFRIFMVVRDFLAILGQVCKEVGRINDRTVVTSNRQLPVPVNPNLLPLFPRFTALRPGSSDDESSSSSS
- the LOC109704502 gene encoding MADS-box transcription factor PHERES 1-like, yielding MTRQRVQLKRIECDEKWRECYRKRKEGLKKKIFELSTLCGVNAFLVCYVPLGDVVTWPPDDHALCELAEKYESLTAETKAKHNLNMSSYLLSEIQKQQKRLNKVTAADDLLARWNGRRLDDMTEVELRELLQLLDETLERARRRITYLYSEKCFDENIESGPCFTPPTPLADEDLNFAHVHLYGGKRFGKSLESSGAETVPCFTYPTTALADEDNNVTSYYGEKCSNESVESGHAETVSWLTYPTTLLANEDDKFTTTTKTCLNHTEIPLIGYFPAEEPSAEVNFDGNNVFFPLDYNINTSPLASTRMLEPRRGVENLAI